The following DNA comes from bacterium.
GCCGGCCGAGCCGGAAGCCGTGTAAAATCTTCGATCGAATCGAGGCCCCCGTGGGGGCCTTTTTTATGCGTCGGTCTACGGAAATGACGATACCCCCGGCAAGTCCCCTCGGGGGCCTTTTTTAATAAATGACCTGCGGAAACTACGATTCCCCCGACGGTCCCCGAGGGGCCTTTTTTTACGCCGCCCGCGCGCCGGGGGCGGATTGCGATGCCCCTTGCAAAGCGCGCCGCGCTCAAGTACCATCGCCGGTGGAATCAACCCCGGAGGATAACGGATGAACATCGGTTCCTACTTCGGCCCCGAGAACGTGATTCTGGACATGGAGGCCGACGACAAAAAGAGCGCCATCGCGGAGCTGGTGGACAACCTGGTCCGGATCGGCCGGTTGTCGGACCCGGAGGAGCTCATCGAGGCGGTCGTCGCCCGCGAGGAACTCTGCACCACCGGCCTGGAGAACGGCGTCGCCATCCCCCTCTCCCGCCTCCTGAAGGATTCCGCCTTCCGCAAGCGTCTCCTGGACGCCCCCGACGCCGGGGCGGTCGTCGAGGCGATAGCGGAGGCTGAAGCCTCTCTGGAATAGGGACCGGCGTCCTCCCGGACCTTGTACGAGGGCAAGGGCGCCGACCCTTGCCCGACCCGCGCTGCAAATCCACTACCGAGGAGCGGGGGAGCATGGCGGTTAAGGTTCGCGACCTCTACGAGGACAACCGGGCGAAGCTCGAGCTCACCCTCGCCACCGACGACGGGACGCTGGACCGGGAGATAAACCGGCCCGACATCGAGCGTCCCGGCCTGGCGCTGGCCGGCTATTTCGATGTTTTCCCCACCGAGCGCGTGCTGCTTTTGGGACACACCGAGAGCAGCTACCTGGCCACGCTCTCTTCGGAGGCGCGCCGGGCGGTTTTCGACCG
Coding sequences within:
- a CDS encoding PTS sugar transporter subunit IIA, translated to MNIGSYFGPENVILDMEADDKKSAIAELVDNLVRIGRLSDPEELIEAVVAREELCTTGLENGVAIPLSRLLKDSAFRKRLLDAPDAGAVVEAIAEAEASLE